The following nucleotide sequence is from Clupea harengus chromosome 17, Ch_v2.0.2, whole genome shotgun sequence.
ATGGTCAGACTGCAGGCGGTGCGGCCGTACTCGTTGGAGGCTGTGCAGGTGTAGGTGCCGGCCAGGGACGCGGACAGGTTACGCAGAACCAGAGAGCCACTGACCTGGTctgggaagcacacacacacacacacacacaccacacacacacacacacacacacacacacacacaccacaaacacacacacacacacacacacacacacacacacacacccacaaacacacacacaccgcaaatacaaacacacacacacacacaccgcaaacacacacacacacacacacaccgcaaacacacacacaactgttatAACCAACAACATTAGAAACACTTACATGACCTTGACTATCAACAGCACCAAAAACCCTCACACCTTTTTACAGCCAACGACACCAGAGACACTCtataaaccacaccacaccacacagaaccATCCCCCATCAACAACACAACCCACAGTATCAGTAACTAACTCCAGCCTGTGAGGTGACTGACTTTAACTAATCTGCTCCTGAAATGAATGCCTTCCTCTGACTGACTCTGACTCATGTGCCAGAGATAAGGCGAGGTGTGATAGCTGGCTCTTTATTCAGCTCTTGTTTACTGAGCCTAAGAGGCTTCAGTGAGTCCTCAGGTGAGATATGACATTAGTGGTTATTAGCACATTAAAGCCATACGACATTAGTAGTTATTAGCACATTAAAGCCATATGACATTAGTAGTTATTAGCACATTAAAGCCATATGACATTAGTAGTTATTAGCACATTAAAGCCACACTCAGGTGAGATATGACATTAGTAGTTATTAGCACATTAAAGCCACATTCAGCAACCGTGTTCTCTGGAGCCAGTCTGTACCGGTGACGGCGTTCTGCGGTAGTAGCTGGCTATTGGCTTTGTTCCACGCGTAGATGGGCCTCGGGTTCCCCGTGGCACTCTGGCACAGGAGGGTGGCATCATTGCCCTGGTACGTCTTACCAGTCAGCTGGCACACTGGCCAAGATGGGGGCGCTGCAACATTGAGAAACAACAAGAAACCAAGGAGCTGCAGGAtggaagaacaaaaagaaaaagcctGTAGAAATGTGTCTTAGCCTCAGATAGCACAGGGAGTAACACTTAGCCCCCGCTAGCACAGGGAGCAGCACTTAGCCTCAGCTAGCACAGGGCGCAGCACTTAGCCTCAGCTGGCACAGGGAGCAACACTTAGCCTCAGCTAGCACAGGGAGCAACACTTAGCCTCAGCTAGCACAGGGAGCAACACCTAGCCTCAGCTAGCACAGAGAGCAGCACTTAGCCTCAGATAGCACAGGGAGAGGCACTTAGCCTCAGCTAGCACAGGGAGCAACACTTAACCTCAGCTAGCACAGAGAGCAGCACTTAGCCTCAGCTAGCACAGGGAGAGGCACTTATCCTCAGCTAGCACAGGGAGAGGCACTTAGCCTCAGCTAGCACAGAGAGCAGCACTTAGCCTCAGCTATCACAGGGAGAGGCACTTAGCCTCAGCTAGCACAGGGAGCAACACGTCTCCGCTCCAGGACTCACTGAGCACGGTGAGGTTGATGAGGCCCAGACCGCTGCTGGACCAGTCACTGGGCGTCTTCACGTCGCATAAGTAAATGCCCGCGTCAGACATACGCACGCTCTGGATCCGCAGCGAGGCCACGCCATTGGACGGAGGATACTGCACCAGGGACATCCTGCTTTCCCACAACTGCCTGTGGTAGAGCTGCCCAGCGTAGTACAGCACCTGAGgaataatatatatactgtatatacatacatatatatatgtaacatGTAAGAGCATCCTCAGCTTCAGCCTCAAAACCCTCTCACCAGTCACCCACACAGGAGACCATGCTGGACCTATCGGGTCAGCTGCCATCAGGgaccccccccttcacacacacacacaaacacacacacacacacacacacaaacacactacacacctaCTTACATCTTTTGCTTGAATGGCGGGGGTTCCTGGGGGGGCGTAGCGCCACTCCAGCGTGAACCTGGGGTCCCCTGGGGTGCGGTAGGTGCAGGAGAGCTCCGCGGCCTCGCCCTCACGCACGTACACCGGGGTTTTCACCGAGGGTCCCTCACACGAACACACCCCTGCACAGGACAGGGCGAGAGGGAGCACACGTgacaacacaaccaataaacaacacaggtgtaaacaacacacaacacaggtttAAACAACACAGGTGTAaacaagacacaacacaggTGTAAACAACACAGGTTTAAACAACGCACAACACAGGTGTAAACAACACAGGTGTAAACAACACAGGTTTAAACATACAAGAAGTTTTAACAACACAGTGTTGTTGTTAAAGATGTAACAAGCACAAGAATTacacaacagaaaaacacacagatgtaaacaAAACTGACatatattcactcacacatattcacacaaacttactcacacaaactcattcacacaacactactcacatatactcactcacacaacactactcacacatgaatcctacacatacacatgaccaAGATGAAGACAAAACCCCACAGATGACATTATTTGTGGCGGTATTTAAGTAGAGAGTGCTTGTATTGATCCAGCACAGTAAAATcaatgtgaaatgaaatgaactgaaataGGCTGTACTCACCCAGAAATGAGCTATAAATCCAGGCAGCGAGTATGACCCTGCTGGGTGCCATggccaaggtgtgtgtgaggtgtgtgtgaggtgtgtgtgagtgtatccccCAACAGACGCCAGATAAGGCCGTCTGAGCGCTTGGCTGCCTTTGAACAACACGAGTGGCTTAATCTCTTCAGGTCGAGCGCCGTAAGGAGTGGCTGGACTCGGGACACAGGAGCGCACAGGATAGGGAGGAGCGCCTGGACCGCCTGGACCCTGGTGTTCGTGGGGAGGACCGCCTGGACCCTGGTGTTCGTGGGGAGGATCGCCTGGACCCTGGTGTTCGTGGGGCCCTTAATGTGCTGGTTTATCATGGCTGACATTACAATGACCACTTACATTTCCATGCAGTAAAAGATGTGTGATGTGAATTATAAATGTATCAACATCTGTCTGATCATGGCTCAGTTGCTCTGACTAAGttgcattttaatatttgtgaTTTGGatcgaatttttttttttttaacctttatttaaccaggagaaaacccattgagattaagaatctctttttcaagggagaATTTATGAGTAGTTAATAGCACAGCTACATATTTATGTAGAAAGAGACTGAATATAAAACCTGGGTGCTTTTGCAAGTGTGTAGAAGTGGAATACGGGTAACTTTAAACTGAACTCTAAACTGATGGGAAGACGGGAAAGATCACGCAGGGGATATTAAACTAAGTGTTTGAAAGATCACTCAGGATATTAAACTAACAGTGTTTGAAAGATCACACAGGGGATATTAACAGTGTTTGAAAGATCACTCATATTAAACTAAGTGTTTGAAAGATCACAGGGATATTAAACTAAACTAACAGTGTTTGAAAGATCACTCAGGATATTAAACAGTGTTTGAAAGATCACTCAGGATATTAAACTAACAGTGTTTGAAAGATCACTCAGGGATATTAAATTAACAGTTTGAAAGATCACTCAGGATATTAAACTAAGTGTTTGAAAGATCACTCAGGATATTAAACTAACagtgtttgcttgtgttcacCTACAGCCAGCTCTTCACTCTTCACtaggactggtgtgtgtgtgtgtgtgtgtgtgtgtgtgtgtgtgtgtgtgtgtgtgtcatcatcagCTCTTCACTCTTTACTAGGACTGGGTTATGTCACTTACATTGGTTTGTTTTCCCTGCTTTCCATAGCCATTAtccatgtgacgtgtgtgtgtgtgtgtgtgtgtgtctgtgtgtgtgtgtctgtgtgtgtgtgtctgtgtgtgttgtgtgtgtctgtgtgtgtgtgtgtatttgtgtgtgtgtgtgtctgtgtgtgtgtgtatgtgtgtgtgtgtgtgtgtgttgtggtgtgtctgtgtgtgtgtgtgtctgtgtgtgtgtgtgtggtgtctgtgtgtgtgtgtctgtgtgtctgtgtgtgtgtctgtgtgtgtgtctgtgtgtgtgtctgtgtgtgtctgtgtgtgtgtctgtgtgtgtgtctgtgtgtgtgtgacggtgtgtgtggtgtgtgtgtgtggtgtgtgtgtcgtggtctgtgtgtgtgtgtgtgtctgtgttgtgtgtgtgtgtgtgtgtgtgtgtgtgtgtgtgtgtgtgtgtgtgtgtgtgtctgtgtgtgtgtgtgtgtgtgtgtgtctgtgtgtgtgtgtgtgtgtgtgtgtgtgtctgtgtgtgtatctagatCTAGTCTGTTCCAGAGTCCACTTGGCTCTGGCTCTATGCGGTCAGGAAAATGGATTCAGGCTCTCAAGTCCaagacattttaattaaaagaaacagaaacagctcTTACAGCAGTAACATTCTGTATAATGCACCTCTCATAACACACTCGTCACGATAACACACTCGTCATGATAACACACTCGTCACGATAACACACTCGTCATGATAACACACTCATCACGATAACACACTTGTCAATGCCGAACTGGGCTTGAATCAAAACACTGCTCGACacgaaaaagaaaagaaatcaaaCAGTACTGTACACTGTGTAAAAAGATTATACTGCAAAAGAGCTGTAGAGATATGGTGGTGTACAGATGCAGTAACTATAGACTTGGGTTCGTTTggaatacaaaaaaatcaaagcacagAAGCTCAGCCTTGTCCAGTGAGGTGCATTTTAAataactctcctctcctctcctcttctcttgctctcctttcatctcctcctttcctctcctctcctctcctctcgacaaggggcgacagtggttcaggaggtagaggagtcgttcagcatTCGGAAGGTGACGATCTCTAAGTAAAAAATCGCTCTAGAAATGCagtccattcctctcctctgggCAGTCACAGGCTGAGGGGTTCAGGGGTCGCAGGTCAAACTGCCCTCTTATCACATCCCTTTATCCAcaccagaccagggccagaccagggccagaccggggccagaccagggccaggcCAGGGCCAGAGCTGGCAGTCTCCTGGGTGCCAATGTCAGACAGTCCAGTCCGGTCTGGAGGAGTCTAGTCCAGCTACACCAGAGAACCTGCATGGCTCTGGGCCGGGACCATGACAGGGACCATGACAGGGACCGCCCCCGAGCGCGTgagtgttgccatggagacgacTGATGGCAGGGTTTGGTATTGTGGGTGTATCATCTGGGGCGTGGCCAGGGGCGGAGCCTGTGGCTCGGCCCCATCAGTCCTGTGGAGGGTGTCTGGGGTGGGGCTGAGAGCACTGATTGGTCGGGCGCTGGATGTGTGGACGGGACCGTTAGCACTGATTGGTCGGGGACTGGATGCATGAATAGGACCGTTAGCACTGATTGGTCGGGGACTGGATGCATGAATAGGACCGTTAGCACTGATTGGTCGGGGACTGGATGCATGAATGGGACCGTTAGCACTGATTGGTCGGGGACTGGATGCATGAATGGGACCGTTAGCAGTGATTGGTCGGGGACTGGATGCATGAATGGGACCGTTAGCAGTGATTGGTCGGGGACTGGATGCATGAATGGGACCGTTAGCACTGATTGGTCGGGGACTGGATGCATGAATGGGACCGTTAGCAGTGATTGGTCGGGGACTGGATGCATGAATGGGACCGTTAGCACTCATTGGTCGGGGACTGGATGCATGAATGGGACCGTTAGCAGTGATTGGTCGGGGACTGGATGCATGAATGGGACCGTTAGCAGTGATTGGTCGGGGACTGGATGCATGAATGGGACCGTTAGCAGTGATTGGTCGGGGACTAGATGCATGAATGGGACCGTTAGCAGTGATTGGTCGGGGACTGGATGCATGAATGGGGCTGTTAGCACTGATTGGATGAGGGCTTAGGGGTGGGTCAGCCACACTGGTGCGGCGCATTTGATGGGCTGGGCCGTTTGCAGTGATGTGGCGGGAGCTGCTTGCActgggggggcggggtgtgtgtgtgtgtgtgtgctggagcagGGGGGAGCCGCTGGCATTGTACCCCGGCAGGCCGTGCAGCGGGTTGGGCTCGCCCGGGCGCAGGCGGTACCCCGCCACGGCCACAGGGTCGGGGGTCAGCTCTCGGGGCGGGGCGTAGCTGTAGTGGTTGCTAGGCGGCGGCTGCTGgttgtgatggtgatgatgatgatgatgcagctGGTCCATGGACTCGTGAGGAGGAGGACTGGTGGCGATGGAGGACAGCGTGCCGTTTTTGGAGATGATGTCAGAGCCCGTGCCACTCTTCGCCCAGGACACACGCTTCGGAGCCTGGGCGTCTTCCCTGCAGGGGGGATCATTACTTAACATCAGTATgatattatatacagtatactctattaatataatacacatatatgttACATCAGTATgatattatatacagtatactctattaatataatacacatatatgttACATTAGTATGATATTATAGATACTCTAttaatataatacacatatatgcTACATCAGTATGATATTATATATACTCTAttaatataatacacatatatgttACATCAGTATGATATTATAGATACTCTAttaatataatacacatatatgttACATCTGCACTCAGCTAGAAAAGAGTATGGGTTGGGGATGGAATGTTGGCGGCCTCACTTGATCTCATTGGCTATCTCCTCTTCCGTGTCCCGCCTCCTTCTGAAaatgaagatgaggaagaggaagatggccACCAGCCCGACCACTGACCCCACGACAGCTCCCGCTATCACCCCGGCACTGGTGGCTACAGGGAAACAACACagaatcagcacacacacacacacacacacacacacacacacacacagacacatacagacacacacacacacacagacacacacacacgcacacacacacagacacacacagacacacacacatgcacgcacgcacagacacacacacacacacagacagacacacacacgcacgcacgcgcacacacacacacacacacacacacacagcgggccTCAGCAGATGCTACTCACGAGCAGACACCTCCAGGTTGATGTAGCAGCTCTCCGCTCCGGCGGTGTTGCTGGCGCGACACACATATTTCCCAGACATGCTCTTGGTGAGGTTATTGAGCCTCAGGCTGCCCTGCCTCtcatctgaaaacacacacacttcagagtgggcactctaaaatacacacacacacacacacacacacacacacacacacacacacacacacacacacacacacacacacacacacacacacacacacacacacacacaggcacacacacacagacacacacacacaggcacacacacacacaggcacacacacacatacacacacagttacacacacacacacacacacacacacacacacacacacaggcacacacacacacacaggcacacacacacacaggcacacaggcacacacacacacaggcacgcacaaacacactaaaacagacaaatacaagcacacacacacacagatattcacacgtacacacacacacacagatatacacgtacacacacacacacaacacacacagatacagtatacacacgtacgcacacgatcacagatatacacacacacacacacacacacacacacacacacacactcataggcacatgctcacacacatgtgcacgcacgcaccccaCCCTGGACAAGGCTTTCTGATCTccacatgtgatgtgtgtatgtctgaatgtATGAGTGGAGAGCAGCCAAAAGTACATGACTAAACCGGACAGACTTCACACAAATCCCCTCATCTGTACATGGGGAAATGCAGGAAAGGATTTCATTATTTGCGGATAGATTTGAAATGTGTATAGAACCAGCACCAAGCTCCTGCCCcttgtacatatatacacaatataaaTTAACTTACTaactacatatatacacaatataaaTGAACTCACTAACTACATATATACATGATATAAATAAACTTACTaactacatatatacacaatataaaTTAACTTAGTaactacatatatacacaatataaaTGAACTTACTAACTACATAcataaattatataaattaaCTTACTaactacatatatacacaatataaaTGAACTTACTAACTCCAAGGCCAGAAAAGCAGTAATGAAGCTCGCCTCCTGACCTTATGATAATACATAACTAACtctaaggttgtgtgtgtgtgtgtgtgtgtgtgtgtgtgtgtgctcgcctCCCCTCTGGTTTCTCCTGGACTCTATTTGGTCGGTTGTTCCTGTCGTTGCTGGGATTGAAATGCTGGCAGAGTTTGAGttggatatgagtgtgtgtgtgtgtatgtgtgcatgcgtgtgtgcatgtgtttgtgcgtgtgtgtgtgtgtgtgcgcgtgtttgtgttggATGCTTCTCATTCTGCACCATCTGCTGCCCTGGTCAGAAGCCTTGCCCTCTGGGACTCcacccccccccgacacacacacacacacacacacacacacacgcacacaaacacacacacacaaacacacacacacacacacagagagacacacggaagcagacacacacacaaatgcacaggcAGAAGCACACAAGCATAGAcacgcacagccacacacaaacacacaatcatacacacagacagacacacacacacacacacacacacacatgcatgcacacacacgcatgcacacacacacacacacacagacacacagaagcagacacacacaaaaacgcgcccacacacccacacacacacaatcatacacacagacacacacacatgcattcacacacacacacacacacacgcacacacacaaacacacacacaatcatacacacatacactgacacacacacacacacaataagtactactgATATAGCAAAGGTCGATCACGTGTAATGCTGGTTTCTGCCTGCCACAACTTGCATGTTTACGGCTTTTCAATGCATTTATGTTTTAAGTAGAACAAGTCGTTTTTCTGTTGAGTTGCATGACATGCCTCATTCCGTCAATCATATTGAGTTGAAATCAAAGAGGACGGAACGCCGCTAAAATAGCTTAGCAGTCCCGATATGGGCCAAGGTGACAAGGTGACGGCAGACTAGGCTGAGCTGCTAACCTTGGCTGGGATGCTGCGCGCGCGGAGAACATTGTTTGCTGCATAGCATAAACAACAATATGGTTGCCAACAGACAGAGGTCACATCCACAAAGaccaaaaacattaaaaaaaaaaaaaaaaaaaactccaggcTTTTCAAAAAGTACTTAATGCCATGGTTTGTGGATTAAATCTAAACtaggttaaaaaaaacaaaacgatAGCATCTGACAGAAATAAGCCATGGGAGAGAAAGTTTGCATGTAATTCTGGGGTGAAGGATTTAACCTTGGCAGATTAAGAGTTAGAGTTCGAGTAGCTGTGGGTTCAGATGCAGGGCTGTTGACACATGAAACATAAACGctaggggggaggggaggggagggggctaaGGGAAATAACTACCCCAGTATGGGGCTAAGGGAAATAACTACCCCAGTAGGGGGCTAATGTAAATAACTACCCTAGAAGAGGGCTAAGGGAAATAACTACCCCAGGTCAGTGTCAGCCTCAGTGGCTTTTTGGAGCATAAATATCATTAATGTACCATCCACTGCAGTCTGGTTAGCATAAATATCACTAATGTTCCATCCACTGCAGTCTGGTTAGCTAATGTTCACATGGACACTTAAGGGGAGGTTCACTGGAGGTTCTACCACTGAAATGTGTTtgacagagcagtccccagttGAGCCAAACCAACCCAAAAGCACAGAAATGCTTCcttgagagatagagagatagagatagacacgcacacagcccTCGGGGCTCACCAGCACCACCTACTGCTCAACAGTGAGTACTTCAGTTTCTAACATGAACCTTCTCATTGCAGACTTTAGTTCAGTTTAGATTAACCTTCTCGTTGCAGACTTTAGTTCAGTTTAGATTAACCTTCCTGTTGCAGACTTTAGTTCAGTTTAGATTAACCTTCTCGTTGCAGACTAAGGAGTCTGGTTATGAGAATATTATGGCCTGTGATTAAGGAGCTGGTTATTCCCTTGGTTGTGAGAATATTATGGCCTGTGATTAAGTAGCTGGTTATTCCCTTGGTTGTGAGAATATTATGGCCTGTGATTAAGGAGCTGGTTATTCCCTTGGTTATGAGAATATTATGGTCCAcattagaagtgtgtgtttaagggtttAACcctgttagggttagggttaaggtttaaccctgtgtgtgtgtttcttctgctTTTCTCTGCTTGAGTGAATCTGCAGTGAGGCTCAAAAGGGCTGGGGAggccaggggtgggggggtggcaggGGATCTGCCccacggggggaggggggggggggtaaatcccTTACCCAGGTACCCCAGCACGAGCAGGGGCTGCGGGCAGGTTCTccaggctgggtgtgtgtgacgagagagcagcagagagggagaggtgagtcaggattcaacacacacacacacacacacacacacacacacacacactcaggacataccccacaacacacacacacacacacacactcaggacataccccacgacacacacacccactcaggaCAAACCCCacaacccactcacacacacacactcaagacagaccccacaacacacacacacacacacactcaggacaaaccccacaacacacacacacacacacacactcaagacagaccccacaacacacaaacactcacacacacacatctgtctctaGTTTGACTCAAATCAGTGGGAGTTCATCTGAGAGCCTCCGGACTCGTGCAGAATGGAGCAGGGGACAGGGTttctgccagccaatcagcttTGAGCCTGCTGTGGTTTGGAGCACAGCTGGCACCACTGTGGCCTCTGACACGCCAGCTGATCagtcaaaccacacacacacacacacacacacacacacacaccacacagagttgAGGAGGAACTGGCCATCACACGCACACGGCTGAAGAGGCActggccatcacacacacacggctgaagAGGCattggccaaacacacacacacacacaacacacacacacacacacacacacacacacacacacacacagagttgaggAGGAACTGGCCATCACGCGCACACGCCTGAAGAGGCActggccatcacacacacacacacacacacacacacacacacacacacacacacacacacacacacacacacacacggctgaagAGGCATTGgccatctcactcacacacacacacacacacacacacacggctgaagAGGCATTGgccatctcactcacacacacacacacacacacacacacacacacacacacacacactcacacacacacacacacacacagctgagggcAGGTTtttctcctgctgtctctgaaGAGGAAGATTTATGGCTTGTCGTTACCCATCACCTCTGGCcagggaaagagggatgagaTCCCCGCTTGTTattctactcctctctctctctctctctctctctcttctctgtctgttattctactcctctctctctctcttctctggctgttattctactcctctctcccttctctgtctgtctgttattctactcctctctcttctctgactgtctgtctgttattctactcctctctctcttctctctctcttctgttattctactcctctctctctttctccctctctcttctctgtctgtctgttattctactcctctctctttctccctctctcttctctgtctgtctgttattctactcctctctctctcttctctctcttctcttcccctcccgcTCATCTCCCTGTCTGTTCTTCTAGTCTCTTCtttaatctgtctgtctgtgatccCCTGCTGCCCTGATGACCCTGAAGACTCAGACTCATCTCCAACATCACCTCATATTAACACAGAccacctcttcttcttcttctcctagCTTAACACAGACCACCACCTCATCTTAACACAGACCACCACCTCATCTTAACACAGACCACCACCTCATCTTAACACAGACCACCACCTCATCTTAACACAGAccacctcttcttcttcttcttctcctagCTTAACACAGATTACCCTAGCTTAACACAGACCACCCTATTTTAACACAGACCACTCTAGCTTAACAGTGACCACCTCATCTTAACACAGACCACCTCATTTTAACACAGACCACCCTATCTTAACACTGACCACCTCATATTAACACAGACCACGACACCTTGACACTGACCACCACATCTCAACATCTAACTAAACTAACACCACAGCCATCCACTTCATTTTCAAGCTTCAATTGAAGAGTGTATTATTGGTTAAAATAATTTTAGTGCAGTTTAGTTTTTGAgagtgaatggatgaatgaatgaatgaccaaACAAAAGGTATTTCtgatggagagagcaagagggagtaagagagagacagagacatagagagagaggaagagaaacagagagagagacagagacacagagagagagacagagacacagagagagagagagggagaaacagagagagaggaagagaaacagatagagagagagacagagacagagagagagagagagagagacagacacagagagagagagagacacagagagaggagagagagacagagacacagagagagcgacagagaaacagagagagagacagacacaaagagagggagaaacagagagagagacagagaaacagagagagagggagaaacagagagagatgaggcagAGCAGGGGGGATATAGAGaaatgagcatgacagtgagaCGTGAGTGAGATGGGAGTGAGACGTGAGTGAGATCGGAGTGAGACGTGAGTGAGACGGGAGTGAGACGTGAGTGAGATGGGAGTGAGACGTGAGTGAGATGGGACTGAGACGTGAGACTCACTCTGCATGGGAGAGAAGTAGACTTCAGACACAGGGGCGACTCTGGTCCACTTGTACTGTGGGGAGGGCTTGCCAGCGTCAGACTTACAGCTCAGAGTCACGTTCCCTTTCAGGACGGGCCGACCAGTCATAGAGCACGCCGGAGGAGATGGGGGCACTggggtacaacacacacacacacacacacacacacacacacacacacacacacacacacacacacacacatacaggcttcATTTATTGCGCCACAGAAGAGAGTAGCTCCTCTCCAGTGtatagatgtgagtgtgtgtgtgtgagcttgcttgtgtgtgggtgtgtataggtgtgtgtattgttgtgtgtgcatatagttgcgagtgtgtgtgtgtgtgtgtgtgtgtgtgtatatgtgtgtgtatagttgtgtgtgtgtgtgtgtatgtgtttgtataggtgtgtgagtatgtgtgtgattatgttgtgtgtgtgtgtgtgtgtgtgtgtgtatatttttgtgtgtgtgtgtgtatgtgtttgtataggtgtgtgagtatgtgtgtgaaaatgtgtatgtgtgtgtgtgtgtgtatagttgtgtgtgtgtgtatgtgtgtgtataggtgtgtgagtatgtgtg
It contains:
- the esamb gene encoding immunoglobulin superfamily member 11 isoform X2, which encodes MVGSGDYMPCDSQRVEMPRKEMEVTQGQVAVLQAWYSPTSSIQRNTVIWNFMANDSKQIISYSSGENGMGSPEFRKRVGFAMSMPSTNLSIYINNTQESDSGRYLCNVIIPGAPGLSGELRLNVKVPPSPPACSMTGRPVLKGNVTLSCKSDAGKPSPQYKWTRVAPVSEVYFSPMQTWRTCPQPLLVLGYLDERQGSLRLNNLTKSMSGKYVCRASNTAGAESCYINLEVSAPTSAGVIAGAVVGSVVGLVAIFLFLIFIFRRRRDTEEEIANEIKEDAQAPKRVSWAKSGTGSDIISKNGTLSSIATSPPPHESMDQLHHHHHHHHNQQPPPSNHYSYAPPRELTPDPVAVAGYRLRPGEPNPLHGLPGYNASGSPLLQHTHTHTPRPPSASSSRHITANGPAHQMRRTSVADPPLSPHPISANSPIHASSPRPITANGPIHASSPRPITANGPIHASSPRPITANGPIHASSPRPITANGPIHASSPRPMSANGPIHASSPRPITANGPIHASSPRPISANGPIHASSPRPITANGPIHASSPRPITANGPIHASSPRPISANGPIHASSPRPISANGPIHASSPRPISANGPIHASSPRPISANGPVHTSSARPISALSPTPDTLHRTDGAEPQAPPLATPQMIHPQYQTLPSVVSMATLTRSGAVPVMVPVMVPAQSHAGSLV
- the esamb gene encoding endothelial cell-selective adhesion molecule isoform X1 yields the protein MDTLRAGSLGVLLMSVWAWSLPGDSQRVEMPRKEMEVTQGQVAVLQAWYSPTSSIQRNTVIWNFMANDSKQIISYSSGENGMGSPEFRKRVGFAMSMPSTNLSIYINNTQESDSGRYLCNVIIPGAPGLSGELRLNVKVPPSPPACSMTGRPVLKGNVTLSCKSDAGKPSPQYKWTRVAPVSEVYFSPMQTWRTCPQPLLVLGYLDERQGSLRLNNLTKSMSGKYVCRASNTAGAESCYINLEVSAPTSAGVIAGAVVGSVVGLVAIFLFLIFIFRRRRDTEEEIANEIKEDAQAPKRVSWAKSGTGSDIISKNGTLSSIATSPPPHESMDQLHHHHHHHHNQQPPPSNHYSYAPPRELTPDPVAVAGYRLRPGEPNPLHGLPGYNASGSPLLQHTHTHTPRPPSASSSRHITANGPAHQMRRTSVADPPLSPHPISANSPIHASSPRPITANGPIHASSPRPITANGPIHASSPRPITANGPIHASSPRPITANGPIHASSPRPMSANGPIHASSPRPITANGPIHASSPRPISANGPIHASSPRPITANGPIHASSPRPITANGPIHASSPRPISANGPIHASSPRPISANGPIHASSPRPISANGPIHASSPRPISANGPVHTSSARPISALSPTPDTLHRTDGAEPQAPPLATPQMIHPQYQTLPSVVSMATLTRSGAVPVMVPVMVPAQSHAGSLV
- the esamb gene encoding endothelial cell-selective adhesion molecule isoform X3, whose protein sequence is MDTLRAGSLGVLLMSVWAWSLPGDSQRVEMPRKEMEVTQGQVAVLQAWYSPTSSIQRNTVIWNFMANDSKQIISYSSGENGMGSPEFRKRVGFAMSMPSTNLSIYINNTQESDSGRYLCNVIIPGAPGLSGELRLNVKVPPSPPACSMTGRPVLKGNVTLSCKSDAGKPSPQYKWTRVAPVSEVYFSPMQNERQGSLRLNNLTKSMSGKYVCRASNTAGAESCYINLEVSAPTSAGVIAGAVVGSVVGLVAIFLFLIFIFRRRRDTEEEIANEIKEDAQAPKRVSWAKSGTGSDIISKNGTLSSIATSPPPHESMDQLHHHHHHHHNQQPPPSNHYSYAPPRELTPDPVAVAGYRLRPGEPNPLHGLPGYNASGSPLLQHTHTHTPRPPSASSSRHITANGPAHQMRRTSVADPPLSPHPISANSPIHASSPRPITANGPIHASSPRPITANGPIHASSPRPITANGPIHASSPRPITANGPIHASSPRPMSANGPIHASSPRPITANGPIHASSPRPISANGPIHASSPRPITANGPIHASSPRPITANGPIHASSPRPISANGPIHASSPRPISANGPIHASSPRPISANGPIHASSPRPISANGPVHTSSARPISALSPTPDTLHRTDGAEPQAPPLATPQMIHPQYQTLPSVVSMATLTRSGAVPVMVPVMVPAQSHAGSLV